caagcggtttaaTATGTCCAGATTCATATccaaattcaatttgcattCACAAATCATATCCAGATTCATACAGCAAATAGATATACAGATTCATACAAATCACAGATCACATTCACAGAACGACAATAATAGTATTATCACCAAACCATAATTTACAGCAGCTCTCAAGTTCAAGTCCATACATCAACATTGAAGAACAGCCCACACATGACATAAGCTAAACAAATTCAAGGTCTAAACACTGTGAGCTAGATTGTACAATTCTGGGAGATCAGACAACTTTCCCTTTTCATTGAAGAGTAGTCCATTTGGGGGAATAACTTCACGGTGCAAAAAGGAAAGCAAGTCTCTTACAACCTTAGCCACGCCGACAGTAGCCATATCTCTTCCTTGCGATTCATCCTTGATGTTGGATTTAGAAACCTGGAATGAAAGCAAAAGGTGCTTTGTAATAGTAATGTCATGGGCTgcaataaaaaaaattgaaacataGACAATGATAGGGAACTTACATCCTCACGGTTGACACGACTCCATTCACATACATAATAACCGCACAGGACAGTACCAGGAGGTTGTTTCTGACTGGTTGAACATAATGATATTGACAAATTAGGCCTGTCCTCTGGATGCTCGCCGCCAAGATCTTTGTAATAAAAACGGTATGCGCTGCATATAAGAATACCATTGTGAGAATACATTTGCTAAGTTGTAAGTACAAGTGTAAAATAGTCATACTTCTGTAAAATCCTCAAGAAGTCATTATATGCATCCTTTTCCATTCTCAGCGAGTCGAAGACCATGGCTGTACCACTCTTTGGAAAGATCTTGATACAAATGTAGTGGtcactacatatacatatacGAAAACACATGTTAAGATCACGATTGCCATAATTTGTAGTTCAAAACCATGTGGAGAACTTACTTAAAGTGGTGCGGAGCTATTATTAACTCCTTGCCATGTTGTACATGATTGTACATGGCTCGCCCGATGTATGCTGCCATTAgcctcattttttttctttgattctTTTTGACTGCTCTCTcaaattcatcatcatcaaggtcTTTGTATTCTTCTCCATGTCTCCGAACAACTTCTTTGTAGCGAGCTTGGGATATCATCAATGGATCAAGAAACCCTGTCTGAACTTGTTTCTTCTTACCATCTATGTACTGCATCCTACATGTAAGAAGCAATAGTTGTTAGAATCTGTGCTGTACAAAACTAACAGACATTAAAGTTTAGAGGTACTTACAAGCAAAAGAGGGTTAAGTAGTTGGTTTCCATCCTTTTTCGATGGTACAACGACCACAGATCGTCAAAGAATAAATGCCGCACAGCATCTACAttatctttgctccaaaatgcatcATCTGGCACAACATATGAGAAGCCCTCGAGTTTGTGTTTGTTGCTAGCCACCATGTACCACTCATGCATTGTAATCTCTGCAGCCGACAACTTAGAAAGTTGCACCGTTGTCAAGAACGGCCTCCCATTCACAAATTTAGGAGGAACATCCTCCTTCTTGTATATCGGGATATCGACTTTAAGACGTAATGAATCTCGAGTATGAATCATTCCATCTTCTTCCCATACCTCGAGCTTGTCTTTTAATTGGGACCGTGTGCGTACTCCACAAGATGCTGATTCTGCTTTTGACTGATCTGTCATAACTCTCTTCAACCTTTCCAAGTAGCGTGTCACAACTTCTGCCGGTTTCTTGACATTGTCAGTGGCTATTTGttgatgaattttctttgaagtaCTTGGCCCTGCAAcattggtgtcaacctttgcttccttTCTAATGTCAGCATCAACATTCTGAGGAACAATTCTGTCCACATCCCCCTCCTCAACTGCCTTCTTCAGAGGTGATATGACTGTTTCACTAGTTTTGTGGGAGGCCGGTGCTATACTTTCCTGCACCATGGGGATTGAACTATCTTTCTGTTGCATGGGTGTTGAAGTTGGTGTTGGTGTTGGTGACTTATGACGCGATAGCGGGCTTGAGATCAGCTCATCACCCAACTTAATGTCGCGTCGATGCCAAAGGACCAACTTATTCACTGCTTGCTGCAAAGTCATGATCCCCTCAACTGGATAGTCTATCTCCCAATCTTCACAACCACTATCTGTGATCTCTAGAACTTGGACCACAGCATAGAATGGCGGAACAGGACTATCATTGCAGCAAAGCAGTCCTGGTTTTACCACACCAATAGCAGCCTGTTTTGTTTTTGTCCCAGATCGATTGATTGGAATATGAAGACGGCAAGGTGTGTCCTCAACAATGAAGTCTACAGGGAACTTGGTGCCCGATCCCAAGCTTTGCACAGATCCTACACTGCTAGGGACTAGAGGTGGACTCATGGGGCCTGGATGCTGTTCACTCGGTACACATCCTGTTTCTTTCATTCTCTTCATTGCTTCACTAATAGCCTTCTGTACCCTTTCATCAATAGCCTCTTCAAGGGTCCTTTTCGCCTTCTCATGTTTCCTGTATGACGCTGCATACTCTGGAAATGCCTCTCTCCAGGAAATCTTAGAAGAGATTCCCCGAGCCCGTCCAGTGTGTTCAGGAGTGCCTAGTGCTGCAGTTAGTATGTCATTCTCCCTCCGAGGCTTAAACTCgcccttctttctcttttctgcaTATTCTTGAACTTTTTCTGCAACTTCACCAACCAATTCTGGATTCAACAGTTTGCCCTCATTTGTCAAACCTGCACGAGCTAAGATCCAACGAAGAGCTCGCTCATCGATATCTTTTAATAATGGGTCCAAAGTGCCATTGGCCATAGCTTCCTCAATTATCCTGTTCCACTCCATTGCTTTAGGGAGATATCCGGTTGACCCGAGGCGATGGGGGTGTTTGTTCTTCTTTGCTCTCTGAGAATTAGTTTCGCTCAGCTCTATGGCCTTCGGTTCGGTCTTCTGACGAACAAATTCCTCCCACTGAGCTTGTGTGattttccccattttcttcgGCGGAGGAACCCTGTTCTTCTTAACAAAATCCCTATTCATCTCAACCTTCCACCCACGAAACCTCCTGGCCATAGTAGAGAGCATCGACTTCCTTACTGCATCCTCCGTGCCTTTCGGGACCCTGAATGACTCTGACAACTTAGCCCATAGCCTATTGCGGGTGTCGGCATCCAAATCCTTCCACTTCTGAAGTGTGATTGGCACTATATCTCTGACAATAGCCCCACAGGCATTTCGGAACTTTGTAACCACATCAAGTGGTTCTTCAGGAAACCCCTCTGCATTGAGCTTTGTTATGTACATGACTGCACCGGCCTTCAGCTGATTGGGACCTCGTGGCCCTCGTTTCCGCTTCTGTGAAACAGATGATTCAGCCACCGGAGCTTCCTCTGTGTTTCCTGTAGAGCAtgcctcctctttcttctcttcatTTGAGACCTATATATTCAAACAATTGATAGCCTTTAATATATGGACATATCCTAGATGCTACATAATTTAAGTTATCAGGCTGATTTCTATTTACCTCCTCTTCGTTGGGAATATAGTCAGCATCAAGCTCATCTGAAGTTTTTCTCTGTCTCGGAGGTATGGGTGTTGAAGGATTGTCATCACTAGAATTATCCTCCTCCCCGCTGccttcactggaactgcttgatGTCTGCCAATGGAGTCTGGTCGCGTCTTCATTAGATTTGTTACAGACACCGGTCAAGTCCATATCATCCATCCTAGTAACAAATATAAGCACTGCACATCAGTAGAAAAAATTAAGCTAATTCTATGTAACTGAAAACGATGAATCAATGCAATTCAGATCAAGAATACATGCTATCTTAGAACATAAGAGGCAGTTCATGCTAACAAATAGAGGTTAACATAAGAGGCAGTTCATGTATTGTTATCATCTAGGAAGAACAACTGTATTCTGTAAAGGGCAGTGCACTAGAGCAGCATCTAGGAAGAACAAATGATGTACGTATATGTAAACTGTGAGGCAGAGAATCAACTACGAGAAGGCGAACAGGAACAGGTACAACCGTGGCTGCACTGggcgagggggcggcggcacTCGGCTTggggacggcggccctccgctcgggcacgacggcactccgctcggggacgacgcccctccgctcggggacggcggccctccgctagggcacggcggcgctccgctcggggacggcgcggctccgctcggggacggcggccctccgctagggcacggcggcgctccgctcggggacggcgcggCTCCGCTCGGGGATGGCGGCCCTCCGCTCGGGCacggcggcactccgctcggggacggcgccccTCCGCACAGGGACGGCTGCCGtccgctagggcacggcggcactccgctcggggacggcgccgctccactcggggacggcggcgctccactcggggacggcggcgctccgctcGGCTCGAGGATGGCGCGGCCCTCCGGCCGgcaaggggatggcggcggggatGGACACGGCTGGCGCGGTAGGCGGTTTAGAAAATTTTGTCTGGCGGCGCGCCTCCGGGAGGGAGATGAAAATTTTGTTTGGGGCGCGCCTGCGTGGGAcacataggcatccatctgttcacaagcgctttttcgttgacgaccgcctgtgatgttgaacatcacaagcgctttttccttcccgACCGCTTGTGAAGTGGAACATCACAAACGCTTTTTCCTTCCCGACCGCTTGTGAAACCACTTGCGATGCGCTTTTCCTTCCCAACCGCTTTTTCCTTCCAGTCCGCTTGGGATAACTTTTTACAAATTTGGGTCTTATGAAATTTCGTTTCAGAATAATCTGTGTGTGAAcgttggataaatcttttggtacaatttgtacatatcatatagtgcatgagtgtcgctgcgtagaattttcatgaatttttgagttcggTAACTATTTAATTGTATTTAAGTGAATTTCTACAAGCTTCTTGAGAGTAATTCGAACTTGAACTAAGACTACGAACAATATATCTCAAAAAAattcctgaaaaatatatattgtttgatgtgttatattattgactaatttccagaaaatgatccaaaatttaattgtttatttactaaaaaaggtacctttgctctgtgtgatggcaacaaataaATCTAATAATATGGATATTTTGTCCAAAAAATCTATAACTTGACATGGCATCATACTTTAGGTTACTGAACTCCTAGAAAAAAAATCACTTTATTTAGACAAACTTGGAAACACATTTGTTCATAGGATCACAAGTAGGAGTCACATGGTTAGTATAAAGTCAACTAAATCAATGATCCTATGAACAAGTGTGTTTCCAAAGTTGTCGAAATCAAGTGATTTTTTTTCTAGGAGTTCAGTAACCTAAAGTATGATGCCATGTCAAGTTATAGATTTTTTGGACAAAATATCCATATTATTAGATttatttgttgccatcacacagagcaaaggtaccttttttagtaaataaacaattaaattttggatcattttctggaaattagtcaataatataacacatcaaacaatatatatttttcaggaatTTTTTTGAGATATATTGTTCGTAGTCTTAGTTCAAGTTCGAATTACTCTCAAGAAGCTTGTAGAAATTCACTTAAATACAATTAAATAGTTAccgaactcaaaaattcatgaaaattctacgcagcgacactcatgcactatatgatatgtacaaattgtaccaaaagatttatccaacgTTCACACACAGATTATTCTGAAACGAAATTTCATAAGACCCAAATTTGTAAAAAGTTATCCCAAGCGGACTGGAAGGAAAAAGCGGTTGGGAAGGAAAAGCGCATCGCAAGTGGTTTCACAAGCGGTCGGGAAGGAAAAAGCATTTGTGATGTTCCACTTCACAAGCGGTcgggaaggaaaaagcgcttgtgatgttccacttcacaagcggtcgtgaaggaataagcgcttgtgatgttctacatcacaggcggtcgtCAAGGAGAAAGCGCTTGTGAAGTTCTACAACTCAAAATTTCCGTGTATCTCAAGCGGATTTTGGTTTATATCCGCTTGTGGTGTGTGTACATTATAAACTGGTTGGAATCGAGGTGCAGATCTGCCGTTGGCTAACAGCGCCGCCAAGGCTGCCGTTGGCAAGCTGCCGCCCCGTCCCTGCCCCGAGCGCCGCGACGTgggacgagctgccgccgccgtccacgagCGCCGCGGCCCCGAGCGCCGCGCCATCCACGGGCTGGCGCCGCGGGCCCCGAGCGTCGATTCGCGTCCACGAGCGCCGCTGGCCCGAGCGCCGCGACGTgggacgagctgccgccgccgtccacgagCGCCGCGCGCGGCCCTGAGCGCCGCGCCATCCACGGGCTGGCGCCGCGGGCCCCGAGCGTCGATTCGCGAccacgagctgccgccgccgggccAGAGCGCCACGCCGTACGTCCACTACCTGCCGCCGTCCCAGAGCATCGCGCCGTCCAGGagctgccgccgtccccgagcgtcgCGCCGTGTACGAGCTGCTGTCCCCGAGCAGAGCGCCGCGCGTCCACGAGCTGATGAACCGACCCCAAGCCGCAAGGTATCCTCATCAAAATTGTCTGTTGCTTTAGTTTATGCACATTCGTTCATGATTTAGTGATCGAATTCAATTAATTAGGGGTTTTTGTAGTTCATGGCATAGAATTTTGAAGATTGAGACTTCTGTCATGTACCTATCGATATGTTCTTGTTTCACTGTCATGTACCTATCGTCATATGGTCTTGAATTCAATTTACGTTAATCAATATAGGGATAGGCAATGGACCGAGGTTGGATGTACAATGTGCCAAGACCACATCCGTCGTACATTCGAAATGTCAGAAGCTTTATTGAAGCGGCCAACAAGCATGCGAATATGCGAAAAAGTAAGGAGATATTGTGCCCATGCATCGATTGTGATAATAAGGTAGCTTGGAGAGATACAGGAGCAAtccaatcacatctgctcaaaagagggttcaaaaataattacacgATATGGACAGAACATGGTGAGCTGGATCCGTGTGAAGTGCTTCGTAATGACGAAAGTGCTGTGGGAATGTTAGCTAAAAAGGATGGTAAAGTGGATTCTGTGGATGCCAATCAAGATTTTGTAGAATTTGATTGCGAAGACATGTTGCGCCATATGGATCCAGAAATGTTGAGTTCTATGGGATCACAGAAGAAAGATCTACCTAAATTGGAGGGTTTGGAAAGTGCCTCAAAAGAACCTTTATATGATGAATCAAAGGGCTGTGACAAAGAGTTTACTACACTACGTACAGTTCTTGAACTTCTTAAGTTGAAGGCTAGCGCCGGATGGTCTGATAGTAGCTTCACAGATCTTTTAAAATTTCTGTCCCAACTCCTACCAAAACCCAACAAACTACCAACCAGCACTTATAAAGCGAAGAAGCTTATATCTCCCATAGCTCTGGGTGTGCAAAAAATTCATGCATGTCCGAACCATTGTATTCTGTATCGTGGTGAGTTTGAGAACGCAACAAGATGCCCAGTTTGCAATGTCAGTCGATACAAGAAGAGCTACAATCAAGAGTGTGTGAGCAAAATCGCGAAGATAAATAGAAACAAGAAAGCCGCTATCGGACCTGAAATTGATGATGACACTCTTGATGACATGGATGGCAACAGGAGGTCAAAGATCCCAGCTTTGGTGATGTGGTATCTTCCAGTAATTGATCGCTTGAAGCGTTTGTTCTCGAACCCTAGGGAGGCTGAGCTTATGCGCTGGCATGCTGAAAGTCGCAAGCAGAATAACAAACAGATTCGACACCCTGCTGATGCATCACAGTGGAAAACTTTTGATCATATGTATCCTGAGTTTGCCAAAGAAATCAGAAATGTAAGATTTGCTTTGGGTACAGACGGAATGAATCCATTTGGTGAAAAAAGAAGtatacatagcacctggccCGTGACTCTGACGATGTACAATCTTCCGTCATGGTTGTGTCACAAAAGGAAGTACATTATGTTGACTATTCTTATTCAAGGTCCGAAAGCAGCTGGTGttgatattgatgtgttcctggAACCTCTTATGGAAGATATGGCGAAGCTCTGGAATGAAGGAGTTCGAATATGGGATGAGTATCGCCAGGAGTATTTCAACCTAAGAGCAATTATATTTGTTACCATCCATGATTCTCCCGGGGGCGCCACACTTTCAGGGCAAAAGACCAAAGGAAAGAATGGTTGTGTAGTGTGCGTGGATGGAACTGCTTCCTTATACCTTAAATCATCCAAGAAGTTGGTGTTCATGGGACACAGACGGTTCTTGATGAAGCAGCATAAGTACCGAAAGATGAAAGAGGAATTTAACAATGAACTGGAAAGTGAAGGTGCACCGAAGCCTTATAGCGGGAAACTCATTTTTGAAATTGTAAAAAACATTCAGGTTGTATtcggaaaggggaaaaaaaataaaggagaaaagagaaagagaactgACCCTTCAACTGACACAACTTTCAAGAAGCAATCGATTTTTTTCAAGTACCTCCCATACTGGAAGGATATGGAAATTTGCCACAGCATTGATTTGATGCATGTAACAAAGAATGTTTTTGATAGCATCATTGGAACCTTACTGGGCATGCCGAGTAAGACAAAGGATGGACTTAAGTCACGCCAGGACCTAGTAGATCTTCAAATCAGATCGGAACTTCATCCAGTGGATAGTGGCAAAGGGAAGCCTTACCTTCCCCCAGCTAGCTACAACTTGACAGTTGAGGAGAAAACAAAAATTTGCAAATGTTTGCGTGGGATCA
Above is a genomic segment from Panicum hallii strain FIL2 chromosome 8, PHallii_v3.1, whole genome shotgun sequence containing:
- the LOC112872327 gene encoding uncharacterized protein LOC112872327 produces the protein MLAKKDGKVDSVDANQDFVEFDCEDMLRHMDPEMLSSMGSQKKDLPKLEGLESASKEPLYDESKGCDKEFTTLRTVLELLKLKASAGWSDSSFTDLLKFLSQLLPKPNKLPTSTYKAKKLISPIALGVQKIHACPNHCILYRGEFENATRCPVCNVSRYKKSYNQECVSKIAKINRNKKAAIGPEIDDDTLDDMDGNRRSKIPALVMWYLPVIDRLKRLFSNPREAELMRWHAESRKQNNKQIRHPADASQWKTFDHMYPEFAKEIRNVRFALGTDGMNPFGEKRSIHSTWPVTLTMYNLPSWLCHKRKYIMLTILIQGPKAAGVDIDVFLEPLMEDMAKLWNEGVRIWDEYRQEYFNLRAIIFVTIHDSPGGATLSGQKTKGKNGCVVCVDGTASLYLKSSKKLVFMGHRRFLMKQHKYRKMKEEFNNELESEGAPKPYSGKLIFEIVKNIQVVFGKGKKNKGEKRKRTDPSTDTTFKKQSIFFKYLPYWKDMEICHSIDLMHVTKNVFDSIIGTLLGMPSKTKDGLKSRQDLVDLQIRSELHPVDSGKGKPYLPPASYNLTVEEKTKICKCLRGIKVPTGFSSNISKLVRMKDLSLFGYNSHDCHMMMTVFLPIAVRALETEHVKVVITRLCYFFNAVSQKVIALEDLDYLKAYIIETMCKLEMCFPPSFFDMQVHLIIHLVDQIKILGPLYLHHMFQLERYLAVLKGYVRNRAHPEGSIMEGYTTEEVIESCIDYIRDGTMIGVPVPKHEGKLCGRGRMGRKTFRVEDYKIVHCAHGSVLQHLAIAEPYIEEHLDELRKENQNRTEDWIMREHKHRFSEWLMDKNIPSGDSLEEKTMRNLASGPSCLVTSWQAYDINGYTFHTKSKDMKSVVQNSGVRIDAFDLQGQKTTYFGFIEEIWELDYGPSLKIPLFRCQWVQHPGGVTVDNYGLTLVDLKKVGYKDDPWVLAECVAQVFYVLDPSNEKCHVVISGKQKIVGVENVGDGDEEYNKYEEMSVFNGPERIKRVEKKIDKNLKPYMRKNGSS